The Fibrobacter sp. sequence CAGTAATGTTCGGGACAACCATGCGGGCCAACGCCCTGTAGTCTTCAGCCCAATTGGACGTTACCACAAGTTCACGGACAATGGGGTGATACCACTTTGAAAAATAGGTCTGTTCGCGGTTGGTGAGATGGGTAAATTCAGCTTGCCTTTTTATCTGTAAAATCCGTTCCCAGGCTACATCACGCTTGTCAATCCGCTCCGACTGATTGAATTCTACAAGCGACAGGAAATAAGATTCCTGAAGATTACCCAAGCCCATAGCCTTTGAAATTTTTTCCGCAGATTTTTCTGTCAGTTTGAAACGACCACGAATCACATTTAGACAATAGGAGGATGTCTTGAAACCGGCCTTCGCAGCAAAAAATCGGTGTGAAAATGCAGCACTTTGATTTTTCTGCTCTTCAAAATAATCCTGCAGAAACTTACGATAATCATCGTATTCAAAGAGACGTTCAATCACTTTACTTGCGGCCATAGGTCCATCCAGCAGAAAATTTACTTCACCGTAACTTTCGTCGTGTAGGAAACTCCTGCGTCGCGAATGACAACAAAGTAATTTCCATTGGGCAAATTGCGATTTGTAACTGCATGGCCCATGGCGTCCATCACCGTAATGCCTGCGGAACTATTCACATTGGAAACGGTGATCGCCTTGTCCGCCACGCGAACCCGGGGCACAGCAAAATGGGCGTTCTTGAATTTGCGAGCATTGATCACTTCGGAACCCTCGCCAGCACCTTCACCAGAATCTCCGGCTTCGTACAAGGTAGCCACAGCTTCCGCCCACAAACGATGCATGCTTGCTGCACCCTTTTCTGCAGGGTGAACGCCATCAGTAGAAGAAAGTTCTTCCGGATGCTTGGAGAAGTAATCAAAGAAATCCGGACCCTTGGGCAAATTATTCTTTGTAGTCAATTCATCAATGGCATCCAAGTAACCTTGGTAAACTTGCCACTTGGCAACTTCAGGATTCGTTGCAATCATGCGGGCAATAATTGGCGTTACACCTTTTGACTTTGCGGCGTCAACAATCTTCTGCATGTTTTCCTTGAAGTGCTCCACGTTCCAACCCGTTTCATCACCCCAGGCATCGTTGGTTCCCATTTCAATGGCCCAGTACTTCACGTTGCTCACATATTCAGTATAAGAGGAAAGACCGTCGATAATGCCGTCGGTATTCACGCAGCCAATACCGCCGCGAAGCATTGCCGGGTAGTAATCCGGATAGCGAGCGTGAATCAACTGTGCAAAATTGGAGTCAACTTCAATTTGCTTCAAGCCCATCTGGCTGATGCTCGTGCCCATAAAGAACCAAGTGTCGTTTCCGCCATTGCTAATGTCGTAGGCGCCCACTTCCTCAAGATTCTTCACGGGAGATTCTGCAACAATCCTGAACCAGGATTTCCCGGCAAAGTCAATGGCCATACCGCGGGACATGGCGCCACTCTCGCCAACTTCCGCAGCAACTTCCCAGTCGCCGTCCACACCGTTGGTAGAATTTGCAGAAGTCATGATCTTGAAATTTTGCAGAGAAGCGTCTTCAGTGGGATTGTGCTGGCAGGATGCCGCATGCACATACTTGTCGCCAATCCAGGCTTCATCACCGCGGGTTTCCCAAGTCACGAAAAGTTTGGTGGGACCCTCACCCACATTCAATGCAAAATCAGATGCAGAAGCCACCTGATTGAAATCCAGATGACCGTCGGTATAAACTTCCGGCTTCCAGTTGGAATTTACAGCACCGCCCACATAAAGGTTCTTACCCATACTTACGTTAGGATTTGCCGTAATTGCAAAAGCTGAGGTCGCGGCACCAAAGGCAACTGCTGCAAAAATTGCACCGAAATTCGATGAACCAACGCCCTGAAAAATTTTATTCATAACACCATCTCCATAAACACAAGGTTAAATTACCCTATTTTGGAAGGCAATGCACCTTTTTTTTTCGATGGTGAGAACAAAACGTAGAGAAAGTCTCAACCAGCCGCCTGGTTTTACCTTTTTGCAGCTTCTGAAACTTCGCGGAAGGTAACGCCAGCCTTTTCGGCAACTTCCTTCACGCTTTCGAATTCGGGTTTACACTTTTCGATGTCGCCCAGTTTGCACTTCTTAACTTTCACTGTTCCATAGGGAGTTTCTACGTCGGCAAAAGTCCGTCCCATACAGGTGCGGGTGACGGGATAACGACGGATGCCCACCGTATTCGTGTGACGCAAAATGGCGGTTTCCACCTGGGGAAGCTTTTCGCTATCCGCAAGAGCGTGAAGAACGACGGCCGGGCGGTTCTTCTTCATGTAGCACGGAACAAAGTAAACGTCCTTGGCTCCAGCTTCGAAAATCTTGTCCATGGCAAGACCCAGTTCTTCGGGACTCTGGTCATCGATATTGCATTCCACCATGAAGACTTCATCACCCCCGCGATTTTCATCTTCAACACTTTCGATGATTTGGGCACGCAGGAAATTGGCTCGACCGAAATCGCGTTTGCCGAGTCCGATGCCGGATTTCAAAATCTTGTAACTCACAGGAAGTTTTTCGCAGGTACGGATAGCGGCTACCACGCCGATTCCTGTGGGAGTTACCATCTCGCCTTTGGTATCTGTAATGTGGAGCGCAATGCCTGCGGATTCTGCAATGCTTGCCACCGCAGGAACAGGAATCGGGAGCATTCCATGCTGGGTCTGCACAAATCCGGAACCCT is a genomic window containing:
- a CDS encoding TIGR02147 family protein, whose product is MAASKVIERLFEYDDYRKFLQDYFEEQKNQSAAFSHRFFAAKAGFKTSSYCLNVIRGRFKLTEKSAEKISKAMGLGNLQESYFLSLVEFNQSERIDKRDVAWERILQIKRQAEFTHLTNREQTYFSKWYHPIVRELVVTSNWAEDYRALARMVVPNITAAEARGAVKTLMELGLVKKIGDRYEETSLMVDASDVSPIALKQIRRDYIQHALRAVECIPKDEQYAAFTTLAMSESSFNYVVEVMREARKKIMAKISNDRDVERVYEMMFMTFPMSTKIPKDEK
- the larC gene encoding nickel pincer cofactor biosynthesis protein LarC, with amino-acid sequence MKYLYLDGSCGISGDMTVAALLDLGASREKLDAAINSMHLEGMHCHFGRGNSYSIAGATFDVHVHTHHGEESADHVHAHEGCYVEHHHEHSHEECADHHHEHEHHNHEHSHEHHHSHEHRHLKECYGILEHVASHGTLSQNALALAKKIFLMIAQAEAKAHGVAVEDVHFHEVGAIDSIVDIMAVAILVEDLQETQGVSQVVVTGLNEGSGFVQTQHGMLPIPVPAVASIAESAGIALHITDTKGEMVTPTGIGVVAAIRTCEKLPVSYKILKSGIGLGKRDFGRANFLRAQIIESVEDENRGGDEVFMVECNIDDQSPEELGLAMDKIFEAGAKDVYFVPCYMKKNRPAVVLHALADSEKLPQVETAILRHTNTVGIRRYPVTRTCMGRTFADVETPYGTVKVKKCKLGDIEKCKPEFESVKEVAEKAGVTFREVSEAAKR